In Deinococcus maricopensis DSM 21211, one genomic interval encodes:
- a CDS encoding sugar efflux transporter, with the protein MTSTSLVALRGLPDFTRLSVAVFALGLATSFAGPYISLFGRQAAHMTPLALGVFMTLMSLSSIMISTQLGRWSDRRASRRPTVLLALLAAATGYALLANTTAYLPLVLIACVFLGTGAAAFPQLFAFARAQISSAPASTAEHGLTTLRSVFSLAWVVGPVVSAAVLTRTNFTALFLTTGACFLLGALLVGTTRTRAHAKPVAPSATVTGDAAPAPRTMRLIALSFVLYGTAMAMGSIMLPLHVTETLHGTPGQVGFLVGLCALLEIPVMLSFVLLPRRFSYERLILFAFALFAVYFVLVATAPGVGLLIVAQAVRAVVLAITASLGMAYFQQLMPNRIGTATTLFANTTSAGSMIAGVVSGACAQVFGYQAVFVLCAALSAAAFALLLALTRRAR; encoded by the coding sequence ATGACGTCCACTTCACTCGTCGCGCTGCGTGGCCTGCCCGACTTCACCCGCCTGTCCGTCGCCGTATTCGCGCTGGGCCTCGCCACGTCGTTCGCAGGGCCGTACATCTCGCTGTTCGGGCGTCAGGCGGCGCACATGACGCCCCTCGCGCTGGGCGTGTTCATGACGCTGATGTCGCTCAGCAGCATCATGATCAGCACCCAGCTGGGCCGCTGGTCCGACCGGCGCGCCAGCCGCCGCCCCACCGTCCTGCTCGCTCTGCTCGCTGCCGCGACCGGCTACGCACTGCTCGCGAACACCACCGCGTACCTGCCGCTCGTCCTGATCGCCTGCGTGTTCCTCGGCACGGGCGCCGCCGCATTCCCGCAGCTGTTCGCGTTCGCGCGCGCGCAGATCTCCTCCGCTCCGGCCAGCACCGCCGAGCACGGCCTCACGACGCTGCGGTCCGTGTTCTCGCTCGCGTGGGTGGTCGGCCCGGTCGTGAGCGCCGCCGTGCTGACCCGCACGAACTTCACGGCGCTGTTCCTCACAACCGGCGCGTGCTTCCTGCTGGGCGCCCTGCTGGTCGGCACCACGCGCACGCGCGCCCACGCGAAACCGGTCGCGCCGTCCGCCACCGTCACGGGCGACGCGGCGCCCGCCCCGCGCACCATGCGCCTCATCGCCCTCAGCTTCGTGCTGTACGGCACCGCCATGGCCATGGGGTCAATCATGCTGCCGCTGCACGTCACCGAGACGCTGCACGGCACGCCCGGTCAGGTGGGGTTCCTGGTGGGCCTGTGCGCCCTGCTGGAAATCCCGGTGATGCTGAGCTTCGTGCTGTTGCCGCGCCGCTTCTCGTACGAGCGGCTGATCCTGTTCGCGTTCGCGCTGTTCGCCGTGTACTTCGTGCTGGTGGCCACCGCGCCCGGCGTGGGGCTGCTGATCGTCGCGCAGGCGGTGCGCGCCGTCGTACTCGCCATCACCGCGAGCCTCGGCATGGCGTACTTCCAGCAGCTCATGCCGAACCGCATCGGCACTGCCACGACGCTGTTCGCGAACACCACCAGCGCCGGCTCGATGATCGCGGGCGTCGTGTCCGGCGCGTGCGCGCAGGTGTTCGGTTACCAGGCGGTGTTCGTGCTGTGCGCCGCGCTGTCCGCTGCGGCGTTCGCGCTGCTGCTGGCCCTCACCCGCCGCGCCCGCTGA
- a CDS encoding thymidine phosphorylase translates to MNIPDLIQKKRDGGEHTRAEIEQLVGGFTRGQVPDYQVSAWLMAVYLRGMTPRETADLTLVMAESGDMMDLSTLKNTVDKHSTGGVGDKTSLILAPMLAALGLTVAKMSGRGLAHTGGTIDKLESIPGWSPELADEPFLQQAREVGMALVGQSKDLAPADGLLYALRDVTATVDCVPLIASSIMSKKLASGAHTVILDVKVGAGAFMKTLDDARTLARAMVDIGKHAGRNVRALLTDMETPLGHMAGNSLEVQEALATLRGEGPADLVELCVLLAQEALMAHGVAEGEARERALGVLRDGSALAKFRAFVAAQGGDPTYVDQPEQLDVAPGRADITAHQDGFVTRVDALSVGKAVLVLGGGRELKGERIDPGVGVELVRKPGEAVQAGDVIARIYHRDGRGLERATELLNAGLILGAQQPDVPPIILDRVN, encoded by the coding sequence ATGAATATTCCCGATCTCATCCAGAAGAAACGTGACGGCGGTGAGCACACCCGAGCTGAAATTGAGCAGCTCGTGGGCGGGTTCACGCGCGGGCAGGTGCCCGACTACCAGGTGAGCGCGTGGCTGATGGCCGTGTACCTGCGCGGCATGACGCCCCGCGAAACGGCGGACCTGACGCTCGTCATGGCCGAGAGCGGCGACATGATGGACCTCAGCACCCTCAAGAACACCGTCGACAAGCACTCCACCGGCGGCGTCGGCGACAAGACCAGCCTGATCCTCGCGCCGATGCTCGCCGCGCTCGGCCTGACCGTCGCGAAAATGAGCGGCCGCGGTCTCGCGCACACCGGCGGCACCATCGACAAGCTCGAAAGCATTCCCGGCTGGTCCCCGGAACTCGCGGACGAGCCGTTCCTGCAGCAGGCCCGCGAGGTCGGCATGGCCCTGGTCGGGCAGAGCAAGGACCTCGCGCCCGCCGACGGCCTGCTGTACGCCCTGCGCGACGTGACCGCCACCGTCGACTGCGTGCCGCTGATCGCGTCGAGCATCATGAGCAAGAAGCTCGCGTCCGGCGCGCACACCGTCATCCTCGACGTGAAGGTCGGCGCGGGCGCGTTCATGAAGACCCTCGACGACGCGCGCACGCTCGCGCGCGCCATGGTCGACATCGGCAAGCACGCGGGCCGCAACGTCCGCGCGCTCCTCACCGACATGGAAACGCCGCTCGGGCACATGGCCGGCAACAGCCTGGAAGTGCAGGAAGCCCTCGCGACGCTGCGCGGCGAAGGCCCCGCGGACCTCGTGGAGCTGTGCGTGCTGCTCGCGCAGGAGGCCCTCATGGCGCACGGCGTCGCCGAAGGCGAGGCGCGCGAGCGGGCGCTCGGCGTGCTCCGCGACGGCAGCGCCCTCGCGAAGTTCCGCGCGTTCGTGGCCGCGCAGGGCGGCGACCCCACGTACGTCGACCAGCCCGAGCAGCTGGACGTCGCGCCGGGCCGCGCGGACATCACCGCCCACCAGGACGGGTTCGTGACGCGCGTGGACGCCCTGTCGGTCGGCAAGGCCGTTCTCGTGCTCGGCGGCGGCCGTGAACTCAAGGGCGAACGCATCGACCCGGGCGTCGGCGTAGAACTCGTCCGTAAGCCCGGCGAGGCCGTGCAGGCCGGCGACGTCATCGCGCGCATCTACCACCGCGACGGCCGCGGCCTGGAGCGCGCCACCGAACTGCTCAATGCCGGCCTGATCCTCGGCGCGCAGCAGCCGGACGTGCCGCCCATCATCCTCGACCGCGTCAACTGA
- a CDS encoding LapA family protein, with amino-acid sequence MKFNTLLLIVVLVLLAVLAVLNLDSLLFGHTLRLGFATYERVPLGMILLITAGVLALLFSLLTSVSHLRAEADQARTLREMQTLRQSLDSAEASRFTQLQAYLEGRLNDLQARTADMEGVNARVDRVRDELSADIGELEDYLRRKLGDERPPLTGPSLTKS; translated from the coding sequence ATGAAGTTCAACACGCTGCTGCTGATCGTGGTGCTGGTCCTGCTGGCCGTGCTGGCGGTCCTGAACCTGGATTCGCTGCTGTTCGGGCACACGCTGCGCCTCGGGTTCGCGACGTACGAACGCGTCCCGCTCGGCATGATCCTGCTGATCACGGCGGGCGTGCTCGCGCTGCTGTTCTCGCTGCTCACCAGCGTGTCCCACCTCCGCGCCGAAGCGGACCAGGCGCGCACGCTGCGCGAAATGCAGACGCTCCGCCAGAGCCTCGACAGCGCCGAGGCGAGCCGCTTCACGCAGCTGCAGGCGTACCTGGAAGGGCGCCTGAACGACCTGCAGGCCCGCACGGCGGACATGGAGGGCGTGAACGCCCGCGTGGACCGCGTGCGCGATGAACTGTCCGCCGACATCGGCGAACTCGAAGATTACCTGCGCCGCAAACTCGGCGACGAGCGCCCCCCCCTGACCGGACCGAGCCTCACGAAAAGCTGA
- the accD gene encoding acetyl-CoA carboxylase, carboxyltransferase subunit beta: MALDKFFRRRRPQVTAETELPDLWTKCPQCKASVYNRDLEVERYVCPKCGHHHRLGADRRIETLLDDGTFVRLSGHVHPADPLHFHDTESYPDRLARAQLKTGRPDAILTGTGRIDGVDVVVAVMDFDFSGGSMGSVVGEEITRAAEHALERGLPYVLVAASGGARMQESALSLMQMAKTTVAIERLAERGLPYVTVLTDPTTGGVTASFATIADVIIAEPGALIGFAGPRVIQQTVRQSLPEGFQRAEFLLEHGMVDLVTDRRELRGTIAGLLRTFLHAEVPA; this comes from the coding sequence TTGGCGCTCGATAAGTTCTTCCGCAGACGCCGCCCGCAGGTCACGGCCGAAACGGAACTCCCGGACCTCTGGACGAAATGCCCGCAGTGCAAGGCGAGCGTGTACAACCGCGACCTCGAAGTGGAGCGGTACGTCTGCCCGAAATGCGGGCATCACCACCGGCTCGGCGCGGACCGGCGCATCGAAACGCTGCTCGACGACGGCACGTTCGTGCGCCTCAGCGGTCACGTGCACCCCGCCGACCCCCTGCACTTCCACGACACCGAAAGCTACCCGGACCGCCTCGCGCGCGCGCAACTCAAAACCGGCCGCCCCGACGCCATCCTCACCGGCACCGGCCGCATCGACGGCGTGGACGTGGTCGTCGCCGTCATGGACTTCGACTTCAGCGGCGGCAGCATGGGCAGCGTCGTCGGCGAGGAAATCACCCGCGCCGCCGAGCACGCCCTCGAACGCGGCCTGCCGTACGTGCTCGTCGCCGCGTCCGGCGGCGCGCGCATGCAGGAAAGCGCCCTGTCCCTGATGCAGATGGCCAAGACCACCGTCGCCATCGAACGCCTCGCGGAACGCGGCCTGCCGTACGTGACCGTCCTCACGGACCCCACCACCGGCGGCGTCACCGCCAGCTTCGCGACCATCGCGGACGTCATCATCGCGGAGCCCGGCGCGCTCATCGGCTTCGCCGGCCCGCGCGTCATCCAGCAGACCGTCCGCCAGAGCCTCCCCGAAGGCTTCCAGCGCGCCGAGTTCCTGCTGGAGCACGGCATGGTCGACCTCGTCACGGACCGCCGCGAACTGCGCGGCACCATCGCCGGCCTGCTCCGCACTTTCCTGCATGCCGAGGTGCCCGCATGA
- a CDS encoding acetyl-CoA carboxylase carboxyltransferase subunit alpha → MTQAVLTQLEARIRDLEGLARDTGQDFAAEIQALRDKLNRARTEANASMTRWERVQLARTAGRPTALDYIERLCTDFTELHGDRAFGDDAALIGGPARWGGRPVMLLAQQKGRDTKDKIKRRFGSSNPEGYRKAVRLMDLADKFRLPIVSLIDTQGAYPGLEAEERGQGWAIAESIQRMVRLRVPAVCAVIGEGGSGGALAVGVGNRVLIQENAWYSVISPEGCASIIWKDASKAPEAAEALQLTGPDLLRLGIVEEVIPEPPGGAHLDPDAAAALLGEAIGRHLDELASLSAETLRAGRDARFRNLGEYEER, encoded by the coding sequence ATGACCCAGGCCGTCCTCACGCAACTCGAAGCGCGCATCCGCGACCTCGAAGGGCTCGCGCGCGACACCGGCCAGGACTTCGCCGCGGAAATCCAGGCGCTGCGCGACAAACTCAACCGCGCCCGCACCGAAGCGAACGCCAGCATGACCCGCTGGGAACGCGTGCAGCTCGCCCGCACCGCCGGCCGCCCCACCGCCCTCGACTACATCGAGCGGCTCTGCACGGACTTCACGGAACTCCACGGCGACCGCGCGTTCGGCGACGACGCCGCCCTCATCGGCGGACCCGCCCGCTGGGGCGGCCGCCCCGTCATGCTGCTCGCGCAGCAGAAGGGTCGCGACACCAAAGACAAAATCAAACGCCGCTTCGGCAGCAGCAACCCCGAAGGCTACCGCAAGGCCGTGCGCCTCATGGACCTCGCGGACAAATTCCGCCTGCCCATCGTGAGCCTCATCGACACGCAGGGCGCGTACCCCGGCCTGGAAGCCGAGGAGCGCGGTCAGGGCTGGGCCATTGCGGAAAGCATCCAGCGGATGGTGCGTCTGCGCGTGCCCGCCGTGTGCGCCGTGATCGGCGAAGGCGGCTCCGGCGGCGCCCTCGCCGTCGGCGTCGGCAACCGCGTCCTGATTCAGGAGAACGCGTGGTACAGCGTCATCTCCCCGGAAGGCTGCGCGAGCATCATCTGGAAGGACGCCAGCAAAGCCCCCGAAGCGGCCGAAGCCCTGCAGCTCACCGGCCCGGACCTGCTGCGCCTCGGCATCGTCGAGGAAGTCATCCCAGAACCGCCCGGCGGCGCGCACCTCGACCCGGACGCCGCCGCCGCGCTGCTCGGCGAGGCCATCGGCCGTCACCTCGACGAACTGGCCAGCCTGAGCGCCGAAACACTCCGCGCGGGCCGCGACGCCCGATTCCGCAACCTCGGCGAGTACGAAGAGCGCTAA
- a CDS encoding nitroreductase family protein, translating into MDLIEGILARRTTNGAFLPDPVTREHQHLLMRVAAAAPSHFNSQPWRFVLIENRDTIHHVADIAGRSMQELIERGVFFERYRRYFRFTAAELDERRDGIFIDHLPAPLRPFTRQVFSDMGLKLMRQLGVPARLGEDNRKLVAGSPLLLAVLLDKNEHRPGELSGFYSQFGMGAAVGNIWNTVGTLGMGIQFISTPMELPHQWDAIRAIIRAPDDLDLMAVYRLGYLPEAERRPTIDWSSRHRKRLAQYVYRETCDTPERDPQPTP; encoded by the coding sequence ATGGACCTCATCGAGGGCATCCTCGCCCGACGCACCACCAACGGCGCGTTCCTCCCCGACCCCGTGACCCGCGAGCACCAGCACCTCCTCATGCGCGTCGCCGCCGCCGCCCCCAGCCACTTCAACAGCCAACCCTGGCGCTTCGTGCTCATCGAGAACCGCGACACCATCCACCACGTCGCCGACATCGCCGGACGCAGCATGCAGGAACTCATCGAACGCGGCGTGTTCTTCGAACGCTACCGCCGGTACTTCCGGTTCACCGCCGCTGAACTCGACGAACGCCGCGACGGCATCTTCATCGACCACCTCCCCGCCCCCCTCCGCCCGTTCACGCGGCAGGTGTTCAGCGACATGGGCCTGAAACTCATGCGGCAACTCGGCGTGCCCGCCCGCCTCGGCGAGGACAACCGCAAACTCGTCGCCGGCAGCCCCCTGCTCCTCGCCGTCCTCCTCGACAAGAACGAACACCGCCCCGGCGAACTCAGCGGCTTCTACAGCCAGTTCGGCATGGGCGCCGCCGTCGGCAACATCTGGAACACCGTCGGCACCCTCGGCATGGGCATCCAGTTCATCAGCACCCCCATGGAACTCCCGCACCAATGGGACGCCATCCGCGCCATCATCCGCGCGCCCGACGACCTCGACCTCATGGCCGTGTACCGCCTCGGGTACCTCCCCGAAGCGGAACGCCGCCCCACCATCGACTGGAGCAGCCGCCACCGCAAACGCCTCGCGCAATACGTGTACCGCGAAACCTGCGACACGCCCGAACGCGACCCCCAACCCACCCCCTGA
- a CDS encoding aldo/keto reductase — MTNPTPNAQASGTFTIGGDLTVHRLGFGAMRVTGPGIWGDPQDPQEARRTLARLPELGVNFIDTADSYGPAVSEELLRDTLHPYTDTVIATKGGLTRTGPDVWIPVGRPEYLRQAVHLSLRRLGVDRLDLWQLHRIDPTVPRDEQFSVIADMQREGLIRHVGLSEVTVEEIQAAQQHFTVATVQNLYNLVNRKSEDVLDHCEREGIGFIPWFPLAAGNLARPGSVLDTVAHQLGATPSQVALAWVLRRSAVMLPIPGTGKVKHLEENVAAADLQLSDEDFNALNAAGQDEWTSQQKQTPQD; from the coding sequence ATGACGAACCCCACCCCGAACGCACAAGCCAGCGGCACCTTCACTATCGGCGGGGACCTCACCGTCCACCGCCTCGGCTTCGGCGCCATGCGCGTCACCGGCCCCGGCATCTGGGGCGACCCCCAGGACCCCCAGGAAGCCCGCCGCACCCTCGCGCGCCTCCCCGAACTCGGCGTGAACTTCATCGACACCGCCGACAGCTACGGCCCCGCCGTCAGCGAAGAACTCCTCCGCGACACCCTCCACCCCTACACGGACACCGTCATCGCCACCAAAGGCGGCCTCACCCGCACCGGCCCCGACGTCTGGATTCCCGTCGGCCGCCCCGAATACCTCCGCCAGGCCGTTCACCTCAGCCTCCGCCGCCTCGGCGTGGACCGCCTTGACCTGTGGCAGCTCCACCGCATCGACCCGACCGTCCCCCGCGACGAGCAGTTCAGTGTCATCGCCGACATGCAACGCGAAGGCCTCATCCGCCACGTCGGCCTCAGCGAAGTCACCGTCGAGGAGATCCAGGCCGCGCAGCAGCACTTCACAGTCGCGACCGTCCAGAACCTCTACAACCTCGTGAACCGCAAAAGCGAAGACGTGCTCGACCACTGCGAACGCGAAGGCATCGGCTTCATCCCCTGGTTCCCCCTCGCCGCCGGGAACCTCGCCCGCCCAGGCAGCGTCCTCGACACCGTCGCGCACCAACTCGGCGCGACACCCAGCCAGGTGGCGCTCGCGTGGGTGCTGCGCCGCAGCGCCGTCATGCTCCCCATCCCCGGCACCGGCAAGGTCAAGCACCTGGAAGAAAACGTCGCCGCCGCCGACCTGCAGCTCAGCGACGAGGACTTTAACGCCCTGAACGCCGCCGGGCAGGACGAGTGGACGAGCCAGCAGAAGCAGACGCCGCAGGACTGA
- a CDS encoding FRG domain-containing protein produces MDIIEVTDIKELAELFISMENHWAYRGQLDSTWKIEPGIARVVEPGFSSSTLYQTEKNLKHMFESSARHYAVAEELPTTDFAWLSLMQHYGAPTRLLDLTTSPFTALFFAMDGAIPDDGKKSSIFCVDYRALNQRSLEMLQQNEMEFDWDYRKFQLSPDEFFSEYVYKKVASTLWIMEPALKNVRIMKQGGTFLVKGDISQSTESLINQNYSQIPMKNILIGHDLLTESFDMLSKCGISYQGIYPGLEGLAKDIKLTLLQSYRKASRKN; encoded by the coding sequence GTGGACATTATAGAAGTTACAGATATCAAGGAACTGGCTGAGCTTTTTATATCAATGGAGAACCATTGGGCGTATAGAGGGCAACTAGATTCCACATGGAAGATTGAGCCTGGTATTGCCAGAGTAGTGGAGCCGGGATTTAGCAGTTCGACCTTGTATCAAACGGAGAAGAATCTCAAACATATGTTTGAATCGTCTGCTAGGCACTATGCCGTTGCAGAAGAGCTTCCAACGACGGATTTTGCTTGGCTGTCCCTTATGCAGCATTATGGTGCTCCCACAAGATTGCTTGATTTAACTACTTCACCTTTTACTGCACTGTTTTTCGCTATGGATGGAGCTATACCAGATGACGGCAAAAAGTCCTCAATTTTCTGTGTAGATTACAGAGCTCTTAATCAAAGATCATTAGAAATGCTTCAGCAGAATGAGATGGAATTCGATTGGGACTATCGTAAATTCCAGTTATCTCCCGATGAATTCTTCTCCGAATACGTGTACAAAAAAGTAGCCTCTACTCTTTGGATTATGGAGCCAGCCCTAAAAAATGTACGTATAATGAAACAGGGCGGAACGTTCTTAGTTAAGGGAGATATTTCACAGTCCACTGAAAGCTTAATCAATCAAAATTATTCACAAATTCCAATGAAAAACATTCTCATAGGGCATGATTTACTAACAGAATCATTTGATATGCTAAGCAAGTGCGGAATCAGTTATCAAGGCATATATCCAGGACTAGAAGGACTAGCTAAGGACATTAAGCTTACGTTGTTGCAATCCTATAGAAAAGCTTCTCGCAAAAACTGA
- a CDS encoding recombinase family protein — protein sequence MTTKAIAYFRVSREKQAQSGLGLEAQAAAVTAFVQQRGYDVVAEYTEVETGTSRKRRIAIHRAIEHAKREGAVLLIAKLDRLSRNLHFVSGLMESGVRFTAVDMPEANHLSIQIMAVMAEQEARAISTRTREALTAAKARGVKLGSPKPMTEMVRAKGREAVSQAFREAYRREYGYISLMRKSGMSLRAIAARLNQEGLRTRSGSEWTAVQVSRILNKFAA from the coding sequence ATGACTACCAAGGCCATTGCTTATTTTCGAGTTAGTCGAGAGAAACAGGCGCAAAGTGGCCTTGGGCTGGAGGCGCAAGCTGCTGCTGTCACAGCGTTTGTGCAGCAGCGAGGGTACGACGTTGTTGCGGAATACACCGAAGTTGAGACAGGGACCAGCAGGAAACGGCGTATCGCAATACATCGGGCAATAGAGCATGCAAAACGAGAGGGTGCCGTCTTGTTGATCGCCAAGCTGGATCGGCTATCTCGCAACCTTCATTTCGTCTCTGGCCTCATGGAATCTGGCGTTCGCTTTACAGCTGTCGATATGCCGGAGGCCAATCATCTCTCGATCCAGATCATGGCTGTGATGGCAGAACAAGAAGCCAGAGCCATTAGCACCCGCACCCGGGAAGCCCTCACCGCTGCCAAGGCGAGGGGCGTCAAGCTCGGCTCTCCGAAGCCCATGACAGAAATGGTAAGGGCAAAAGGGCGTGAGGCAGTCAGCCAAGCGTTCAGGGAGGCCTACAGACGAGAATATGGCTACATCAGTCTGATGAGGAAGAGCGGTATGTCTCTTCGAGCAATAGCGGCTAGACTAAACCAGGAAGGGCTACGTACCCGGTCAGGTAGTGAGTGGACGGCGGTACAGGTGAGCCGAATACTCAACAAGTTTGCAGCGTAA
- a CDS encoding tyrosine-type recombinase/integrase → MSIDQLWQHFAYHLKVKRRSKNTLNFYDVTRRTLARFLEEQGVEATTDTLTVSQLRGFLVWLEEQGLGPGGIHAHARALRALFNWAEREELVSRNLASRLELPSLPHERQPAITSERLWKLLGACKGAGQQLRDTAMLLTLFDTGVRVHELIGLKVEDLLFERGLIRVVGKGNKERFVPIGSKAMSATSAYLRRERKQQHPGVLHVFLSRSGEAMTRSGVSIRLAKLAKNTGIEREVCAPHAFRRGFAVEFLRNGGDVFTLQQIMGHSSLDMTRRYVTFLDDDLKAAHLRFSPVDNL, encoded by the coding sequence ATGAGCATTGACCAACTCTGGCAACACTTCGCCTACCATCTCAAGGTCAAACGCCGCAGCAAGAACACGCTCAACTTCTACGACGTGACCCGTCGTACCCTCGCACGGTTCCTCGAAGAGCAAGGGGTTGAAGCGACCACGGATACCCTGACAGTCTCGCAACTCCGAGGATTTCTGGTCTGGCTGGAAGAGCAGGGACTTGGACCTGGAGGCATACATGCGCACGCCCGTGCGCTACGTGCCCTATTCAACTGGGCAGAGCGGGAAGAGTTAGTGTCTCGCAACCTAGCTAGCCGTCTGGAGCTGCCTTCTCTTCCCCACGAACGACAGCCTGCCATCACCTCAGAACGCCTCTGGAAGCTCCTGGGAGCGTGCAAAGGCGCAGGGCAACAGTTGCGGGATACGGCCATGCTCCTGACGCTATTTGATACCGGCGTGAGGGTACACGAGCTAATTGGCCTGAAGGTCGAAGACTTGCTGTTCGAACGAGGGCTGATCCGTGTGGTTGGCAAGGGGAATAAAGAGCGTTTTGTTCCGATTGGTTCCAAAGCTATGAGCGCCACCAGCGCCTACCTCAGGCGAGAGCGCAAACAGCAACATCCAGGGGTACTACACGTCTTCCTCAGCCGGAGTGGTGAAGCCATGACTCGCAGTGGTGTAAGCATCCGCCTTGCTAAGCTCGCCAAAAACACGGGGATAGAGAGAGAAGTGTGCGCCCCTCATGCATTCCGTCGAGGCTTTGCGGTCGAGTTCCTTCGTAATGGTGGCGATGTGTTCACACTGCAACAAATCATGGGGCATAGCAGCCTTGATATGACTCGCCGCTATGTGACGTTTCTTGACGATGATCTCAAGGCGGCCCATCTACGCTTCTCGCCCGTAGACAACCTCTAG
- a CDS encoding ComEA family DNA-binding protein, which produces MSWSLEGRWTAVLGALTLAVCGWALWPAVVPGARAPEVTRVAVPEVRAQAVAPEYPATGSVQPLISGRVNLNSASLEQLEALPGVGPAMAARLVAGRPYRSLADLDAVRGVGEATLARLSPLVSF; this is translated from the coding sequence ATGTCGTGGAGTCTGGAGGGCCGCTGGACGGCCGTGTTGGGGGCGTTGACGCTGGCGGTGTGCGGGTGGGCTTTGTGGCCGGCGGTGGTGCCGGGTGCGCGTGCACCGGAGGTGACGCGCGTGGCGGTGCCGGAGGTGCGGGCGCAGGCGGTGGCGCCGGAGTACCCGGCGACAGGAAGTGTGCAGCCGCTGATTTCCGGGCGGGTGAACCTGAATTCGGCGTCGCTGGAGCAGCTGGAGGCGCTGCCGGGGGTGGGGCCGGCGATGGCGGCGCGGTTGGTGGCGGGGCGGCCGTATCGTTCGCTGGCGGATCTGGATGCGGTGCGTGGGGTGGGGGAGGCGACGCTCGCGCGTCTGTCGCCGTTGGTGAGCTTCTGA